In Desulfurobacterium indicum, a single window of DNA contains:
- a CDS encoding monovalent cation/H+ antiporter subunit D family protein, whose product MKEFVVSAQMAIPLILTGIAPLLIVLMRKDPNKREMVSFIIAILTFLSVISLVPPVLNHKVLIYKISELIPGISFKLAVDGMSLLFAIVSSFLWIFATSYNIGYMRSLKEHAQTRFFAFFALAIFGALGVAFSGNIFTMYFFYEVITVATFPLVGHEQTETALEGAKKYLIYLMGTSKLFLLPAMILTYVYAGTLDFNLMDLTHGIFPTTTPHWIMILTYALYIAGIAKAAIMPLHNWLPSAMVAPTPVSALLHAVAVVKAGVFSIARIVLCVMGINAMHRLHLDIPTAYLASFTILVASIIALTKDDLKARIAYSTISQLSYIVLGVVLLAPAAIQGGLFHIAAHAFSKITLFFAAGAIYVAAHLKKVSQLSGVGKKMPITFGMFGLATISMIGLPPAVGFVSKWYLIEGALNIHQVIFMVVLLISALFNAAYFVPIVYKGFFEKPKPGIDIEHISEAPLTMVIPLTVTAIMSLLLGIYPYFFLNLIQTLWR is encoded by the coding sequence TACCGGTATAGCACCTCTGCTTATAGTGCTTATGAGGAAGGATCCAAATAAAAGAGAAATGGTCTCCTTCATCATCGCCATTCTGACATTTTTATCAGTAATATCACTCGTGCCGCCGGTATTAAATCACAAGGTTCTCATATATAAGATATCCGAACTTATACCGGGAATATCCTTTAAACTTGCCGTCGACGGAATGAGCCTTCTGTTTGCCATTGTATCTTCTTTCTTATGGATATTCGCCACAAGTTACAACATAGGATACATGCGCTCTTTAAAAGAACACGCTCAAACCCGTTTCTTTGCATTCTTTGCACTGGCAATTTTTGGTGCTCTGGGCGTTGCTTTTAGTGGTAACATTTTCACAATGTATTTCTTCTATGAAGTCATAACCGTTGCTACTTTTCCTCTTGTTGGACATGAACAAACCGAAACAGCTCTGGAAGGTGCTAAAAAATACCTGATATACCTTATGGGAACATCAAAACTTTTTCTCCTTCCTGCAATGATATTAACATACGTTTATGCCGGAACACTCGATTTCAACCTGATGGACCTTACCCATGGAATATTCCCCACAACAACACCACATTGGATAATGATATTAACATACGCGCTTTATATAGCAGGTATCGCAAAGGCAGCTATCATGCCGCTTCATAACTGGCTTCCATCAGCTATGGTTGCTCCAACACCTGTATCTGCACTTCTCCACGCAGTTGCCGTAGTTAAAGCTGGTGTTTTCTCAATCGCAAGGATTGTTCTATGCGTAATGGGAATAAATGCAATGCACAGACTTCATCTTGATATACCTACAGCTTACCTTGCATCATTTACAATACTCGTTGCTTCGATAATCGCTCTAACAAAAGATGATTTAAAAGCAAGAATTGCATACTCAACTATCAGTCAGCTTTCATATATAGTTTTAGGTGTTGTTTTACTCGCTCCAGCGGCTATACAGGGAGGGCTTTTTCATATTGCTGCCCACGCATTTTCTAAGATTACTCTCTTCTTCGCCGCAGGTGCTATATACGTAGCTGCTCATCTTAAAAAGGTGAGCCAGCTTTCCGGCGTTGGTAAGAAAATGCCAATAACGTTCGGAATGTTTGGACTTGCAACAATAAGCATGATCGGTTTACCACCGGCTGTCGGTTTTGTAAGTAAATGGTATTTAATAGAAGGAGCACTTAACATACATCAGGTAATTTTTATGGTCGTGCTTCTTATAAGTGCTCTTTTCAACGCAGCTTATTTTGTCCCTATTGTTTATAAAGGATTTTTCGAGAAACCAAAACCGGGAATTGACATAGAACACATATCAGAAGCACCGCTAACAATGGTAATACCTTTAACAGTTACAGCTATAATGTCTCTGCTGCTGGGTATTTACCCTTACTTCTTCCTCAATCTTATTCAGACACTCTGGAGGTAA